A window of Acropora muricata isolate sample 2 chromosome 6, ASM3666990v1, whole genome shotgun sequence genomic DNA:
TGAGACAGTATAACAAATTAACAGTGCCCTTATAgatgcaaatgaaacaaaagggaTTGTTTGCAAAAAATGGAGTTCAATTTCCTTTGAATTGTTTTGGTGTAGCAACATATATGGCTCCCATTTCTTAATTTTGGTCCAATATTGCCACCATGTCATCATTTCAAACCATCAAAAGGGCTGTCACTCCCAAGACTTCAAATACCTACTGAAAATTGATAGGGTAGAgatgataaaatttaattacGTCAAAATGAATATTTCAAAACTTTATTTATGATGTCATGTGACATCATTTATGCAAAAATGGTAATGGTCTCTAATTATCATTGATAATTAGAATCTTCACAAATATGTGATTGATTGTAAAGCCACTGGTCATTCCATTGGACATAGCAAAACTggaaatgtaataataatattataatatatatataatagtaTTGTTGCTACGTTTCTACACATCTACATGACTGTCAGAGATATCTGAAATGCATGAAGTAGCCCTCTAACCATGATGAAATTTTGCAATAAAGTTGACAGTAAATTAGCTCAAACAACTCAAAATACTTGAAATTTAATTGTTGGGTTGAAATGACAAACTTCTGCAATTGTTTGGGAGATTTTAGGCTCTAATCTTAAAAACAGGAGATATGGTCCAAAATCTGGACTTTCCTCAATCATCCAGGAAAGTTGAAAGCAGCCTGGATCAATACCTTCACTGACACTGCTCAAGCCtgcaaacaaacttttgtgtgtgtatgtgtggcATGCAGTTAAAAAATTTTGGGTTTGGTGACTCTCATCGCTGGTAAACCAAAGACTCTGTTTGCAGAGGGGCTGTGAGGGGGTTTTGCATGAAACGTGGTCAGGGTGTAtgggcgaatctttgctgacgtcattgtttacatttttgctcattagcatacgacatacctaatagaagcagtggccatatatatgagctaaatgcaagagttgaaagagctgattaagttgagcaattgtcagctctttgcaagcagtattgaaggaaatatcagacatcaaaaattgcgaaattgctgggtggcaaaaaagtcaatgagccgtacatcccttgtaaaatttcgagtttttagaagagaatttctccgaaaccattcgatgaattggactcaaattttcagagaaaacttaaactgttatgccctttcaatattcagagtttttattttattagcatcaccagatagtgataagcatatgttaatgaggcaaaaagtgtaaacaaagatttgcCTATTAGTTCGTTGTGATTCCTTATTGAAAAATAATAGTAGCCACGAACCGTGCCCGTGACAGGTGAACCCAGAAATGAATTAAATCCTGATAAACGCGATGCGTCATTGCTCATATTAAGTAATCAGGAAACGTCTGAAAGAACCCCCCTTATGGCCCTGCTGTGGCTTTACAGTGACAAAATGACACAACTTCCAGAAATGTAGATGAGACTTATAAGGTCACAAATTACATAACCCAACCAATTTTACTGCAATCAGAACTATTGTAGAAAATGTTTTATTCTCATTCATTTACCAACAACTATTTGATTAAATAATCAAGCTGCTGTGTCAAAGAAAGTTCTTGATAATTCGTGTGACACAATACACCCAAAATGGTGTCTTACGTTCAGTTAATTCAAATGTCTCCTTGCTTACGCACTTCGCTTTATAATATAGTCTTGATTTCTCTTCATGAAGAGCTTCACTGAGGTCCTGGTTTTTTGTAACTAATGCAATCTGTGCTTCTAAATCACGGTAAACTGATCGGTGTCCAAAATTAGGGGAGCCTATCAGAGTTAAATTGGGCAATTGTTTATTTCCAAGATAATACCAGAGCCCCTTAACATGAAATGTCCAGCCGCTGCAGGCATATTCATGCACAGTGATGTGATCCAACTTGTGTTTCAGGATGAGTTCGAAGAAATCATTCAAAAGCAGTGTGTATGCATGAGGTATACCAcctgcagaaaaaaagaaagaaggtttAATTTATCAAAGGCAGATCAAAGATACAGGCTTGGCAATGATGGAAATCAGCACAGACGCCCCTTGCTGTGTTTGAGAACCATACCATAAATTATTAAAGCAGTCATGACCTTTTTACCAAGATGCCTTTCGCATGGTTAAGTAAGGATCTCTTGTTTTGCCACCAAGCCTTGCTTTTAAGTCATAATCAAGTGCAGAAATGCAAGAGTGAAATCCCAAAGCAGTGTCAATCAGAAAAATTCCCAAGTAAGATACTACTACTTACATCCgggaaaataattttacagaaGTGAGGCTTGATGATGACATTTGGAAAAAGATGTAACCATACATAAGGCCTATTTGCTTGCatctcatttcattcattcctTAATTAAGATGACTATTGGAAGTTAATCACTAAAAAggaattgaaggggtgtgtggaataaggtcttaactgacttttgatgcaatgtcaaattctcctagtcattcacaactgaatacaaggaaatttggaaggagaatctggtactttatcagaagtcacttaaggcttttctctaggcacccctgcaattgctCAATAACAGGCAACAGCCTTAGTGCTGACTGAAAAATGATTCACATGACCAGTTATCAAAAGCCTCAGTTTACAGACCTACCAGCTACTCCTTTTGCTTCATAGAAACCATTTACAGTTGGGTGTGCtgtgagaattttaaattttgcagAAGACTTTAACATAATGTCAATATATTTCCTTGTTAGATTAAAGTATCCAGAGGCTAAGCAAATCACACTACTATGATTTGCACTCCTTAGTAATTCCGATGTAATAAACTCATCCTGACGAATTCCAAATGGAAACATTTGTACCAAAGGCACTATCCATGTGTCACATTGATCATCTGTTCTTTCTGATACATCATTGATGTAAGAGTTTTGTTCCTTTTGGTGTGACAGATATTTCAACATTGTCTTTCCCACCTCAACCTTGAATTTCTTTCCATGATCGAACCCTTGTGTTGGGTGTAAAGGGAAATATTTGCTCATTACAGTTGAGTTGTCTGGTTGAAGTTGCAAAGAGAATGACCTCACAGTTGAAACAAGCTCATGAAAGTAATCTGCCAAGGCTGCGCAGTTCTTTATTTCAATGTATCGATCTTGCCGATTAGTGAAGTAATCGGCACTTAAGTTTGCCCTAAGAAGAATAataaagagagaaaaataattgttgATTAGCAAAAACCTACACCATTTCAacgaaaaatgcaaaaattgttggTTACACTGCAAATATTGAGTATAGTGTGATGGAATACATTAGTTCATGGAAAATTTACCACGTATAAATGCCCACTGTACGTAATTCAAAAGTAAAAACATCTGCATttgctgaaacaaaaaaatctgaTTATCTGATTCCACTCTCACATTAACAGTATACACTAATAATAggtatataatattattttaatattattattgtagtcAGTTGATGTTGtccatttaataataataattagtaaatttttagctcaggataatgattttccagctttctgattggttctctggcccatgatatgagccattattgttaagtttgaccaaataaggaaaaactgatggcgaatttcttgtgcagaaattttggagatcggaaaaatttttttcgcagccccttcggtaaagaaaatgtcacaatttgaggaggttgcacccgaaaaaatcaagagaattgcttgaaaatttactaaaacagttattcttctcggacttgccggatatgagctgataataaccaactcggcctacagcctcgttggttatataattatatcagttcatatccagcgcgtcctcgaagaataactgttaattattattattctgattATTAAGATGACTGGCACAACTTGGATTCTTTTCCATCATCACTTACAATGCAAagttttaatgattttaattGTATTAGTACATACCCACTCATGATTAACGTGTTGTCTGTGAGGTACACTTTCAAGTGAGTCAGAGCCACTGTCTCATTGAATCGCTCAGGAAGGAGAAGTTTAAGAAGTCCTCTCAAACTTGGAGAATGATACAATGAAACCTTAACAGTGTCACTGAAGTTCTGGACAAGTGGAAGCAGCATGGTGCGGGAGTTATGATCACCTCTTGATCCACGAGTGTGCTCTAAGAGGATTTCGACATTTAGAGACTGTTTTGCCAATGAAGATTGCCTTACAGCTTCCTGAATACAGTCAACCTGAGATCAAACAGggcttctttgtttgttaaGAGAAAAGTGCAGAAAAATACATGGACATGCTCCAAAGTTGGAGAACATGTATGTGCCCTGAGGGGAGCACTGAAATAACTTTCATCTCGGCACTACCATCGGACCAATGTGCTCATCAAGTTTAATACATGCATGTACATTTTGCCCTCTCTTTTGATTTGTACGTGTAATTGCATGGGCCTGAGGGCAATTTAGGATTAATTTCACCTgtgttttcaaagttttcacaaaactgcCCACGTCGCGAAGCAacgagggcaatttggaaaactttgaaaatacaagtgaaattaatccttaattgcctgaAGGtacttgcgattacttgtttatcacataaagggcaaaattattgaGGGCTTCGCTAAGCTCTGGTACTTCctagctttcaagttgctcattttttccgCTCGTCTTTGCCCGGTGTTGGAAAACTTTAGTCCAGTAGTCCATacttttttctgtgtttttgttctcacttgtgtttcttc
This region includes:
- the LOC136920086 gene encoding CDP-diacylglycerol--glycerol-3-phosphate 3-phosphatidyltransferase, mitochondrial-like, producing the protein MQFFANFRAVLLNTCSKYCSWIGPKLHSSSSCYSSLSGAGQTVERVVKWMGQHAPVFAVKGNEITVLHEPEQFFNSLKDNVSNAKERIILASLYLGTGNKEQQLVDCIQEAVRQSSLAKQSLNVEILLEHTRGSRGDHNSRTMLLPLVQNFSDTVKVSLYHSPSLRGLLKLLLPERFNETVALTHLKVYLTDNTLIMSGANLSADYFTNRQDRYIEIKNCAALADYFHELVSTVRSFSLQLQPDNSTVMSKYFPLHPTQGFDHGKKFKVEVGKTMLKYLSHQKEQNSYINDVSERTDDQCDTWIVPLVQMFPFGIRQDEFITSELLRSANHSSVICLASGYFNLTRKYIDIMLKSSAKFKILTAHPTVNGFYEAKGVAGGIPHAYTLLLNDFFELILKHKLDHITVHEYACSGWTFHVKGLWYYLGNKQLPNLTLIGSPNFGHRSVYRDLEAQIALVTKNQDLSEALHEEKSRLYYKAKCVSKETFELTERKTPFWVYCVTRIIKNFL